From Candidatus Neomarinimicrobiota bacterium, one genomic window encodes:
- a CDS encoding 3-methyl-2-oxobutanoate dehydrogenase subunit VorB, translating into MKTNKKMLMKGNEALAEAAIIAGCKGYFGYPITPQSEILEYMSLHLNNRGGVFIQAESEVASINMVYGAAGTGERVMTSTSSPGYSLMQEGVSYIACAELPCLLVNVVRGGPGLGTIQPAQGDYFQAVKGGGHGDYRLLVYAPNSVQEMADFVFKGFDAADRYRNPVLILADGALGQMMEPVIFPDYDPKKNRIDHSDWATRGKQMDEDRHIITTLHLEPQKMEKINNNLQEKYRDITANEVMFESIQIDDADFLLVAFGLTARVAHKAVELVREEGIKVGLLRPQTLFPFPSLALAEIAENVQAIMTVEMNAGQMVEDVRLAVNGKVPVYFYGRMGGVIPQPDEIANRVKQVYHSKLKQTIS; encoded by the coding sequence TAATGAAAGGGAATGAAGCATTGGCGGAAGCTGCAATCATTGCTGGTTGTAAGGGCTACTTTGGTTATCCGATTACACCCCAATCGGAGATTTTAGAATATATGTCATTGCATTTGAATAATCGTGGAGGTGTATTTATTCAGGCTGAAAGTGAGGTGGCCTCTATCAATATGGTATACGGCGCTGCTGGCACTGGTGAACGTGTGATGACTAGCACCAGTAGTCCGGGATACAGTCTCATGCAAGAAGGTGTTTCCTACATTGCCTGCGCTGAATTGCCTTGCCTATTGGTAAATGTAGTTCGGGGAGGTCCGGGATTAGGAACAATCCAACCAGCTCAGGGAGATTATTTCCAAGCAGTAAAGGGCGGGGGGCATGGAGACTACCGCCTTTTGGTATATGCTCCGAATAGTGTGCAGGAAATGGCTGATTTTGTTTTCAAGGGATTTGATGCAGCTGACCGTTATCGCAACCCTGTATTAATCTTAGCCGATGGTGCGTTGGGGCAAATGATGGAACCAGTGATTTTTCCGGATTATGATCCTAAAAAAAATAGAATTGACCACTCAGATTGGGCAACACGAGGAAAGCAAATGGATGAGGATCGTCACATTATTACGACCCTTCATCTTGAACCACAGAAAATGGAAAAAATTAACAACAATCTTCAGGAAAAATATCGGGATATAACTGCCAATGAGGTGATGTTTGAGTCTATCCAGATTGATGATGCTGATTTTTTGCTGGTGGCTTTTGGTTTGACCGCACGTGTGGCTCACAAAGCGGTGGAACTTGTAAGGGAAGAAGGGATAAAGGTGGGCTTATTACGACCTCAGACATTATTTCCTTTCCCTAGCCTGGCTTTAGCTGAAATTGCGGAAAATGTGCAAGCAATTATGACCGTCGAAATGAATGCGGGTCAAATGGTAGAAGATGTCCGTTTAGCTGTAAACGGGAAAGTCCCGGTATATTTTTATGGCCGAATGGGCGGAGTAATTCCTCAACCTGATGAAATAGCAAACCGGGTAAAACAGGTGTATCATTCTAAACTGAAACAAACTATCTCATGA
- a CDS encoding 2-oxoglutarate oxidoreductase: protein MTVTQEGIQCAYLDDLDLVWNRPSTLTDTTMHYCPGCGHSVVHRLLMETIQELDIQGKTIGVAPVGCSVFAYNYMDIDMQEAAHGRATAVATGIKRMLPDNIVFSYQGDGDLAAIGTAETIHTVNRGENILMVFINNGIYGMTGGQMAPTTLEGSITSTTPEGRDFDQHGHPLNITDLIVRLPGAAFVTRQAVDTAKSVRKSKRAILNSIKYQLEGGNGVCFIEIISNCPSGWKMTPVESNQWLNDHIFNHYPLGDLKPFPKKESK from the coding sequence ATGACTGTCACGCAAGAAGGGATTCAGTGCGCATATCTTGACGATCTAGACTTAGTCTGGAACCGCCCTAGCACTCTAACAGATACCACAATGCATTATTGCCCCGGGTGTGGGCATTCTGTGGTCCACAGATTGCTCATGGAAACGATTCAGGAATTGGATATTCAAGGAAAAACTATTGGCGTGGCACCGGTTGGCTGTTCAGTATTTGCTTACAATTACATGGATATTGATATGCAGGAGGCCGCCCACGGTCGAGCTACTGCAGTTGCTACAGGAATCAAACGCATGTTACCAGATAATATTGTTTTCTCATATCAGGGTGATGGAGACCTTGCCGCAATAGGAACCGCTGAAACTATTCATACTGTTAATCGTGGCGAGAATATTTTAATGGTATTTATTAATAATGGAATCTATGGTATGACCGGCGGACAAATGGCACCAACAACATTAGAAGGTTCCATCACTTCCACCACACCGGAAGGAAGAGATTTTGATCAACATGGTCATCCTTTGAATATTACGGATTTAATTGTCAGACTTCCCGGTGCTGCGTTTGTAACACGTCAAGCGGTGGACACTGCAAAATCGGTGCGAAAATCAAAGCGGGCTATTTTGAATTCGATCAAATACCAATTGGAAGGTGGCAACGGTGTATGTTTTATTGAAATTATATCCAATTGCCCTTCGGGTTGGAAAATGACACCTGTGGAATCCAATCAGTGGCTGAATGACCATATTTTTAATCACTATCCTCTGGGAGATTTAAAACCTTTTCCCAAAAAAGAATCAAAATGA
- the buk gene encoding butyrate kinase, which translates to MFAINPGSTSTEVGYFENNNSIWIHKFDHTSEDLSENIIDQLTFRNDCIKPYIGIEQLDAVVSRGGLLKPLVSGVYKISEKMLTDLRIGEYGIHASNLGALLAFPIAQKWSVSAFIVDPITSDDFPPVARISGVPGIERKSRSHALNIKYCYYKQCNDNNLESKDGRFIICHFGSGFSIAAVVGGKIIDVNDALLGMGPFSVERAGALPLASILSLAYNRKLSQKESEKLLTKESGLAGYLGTNDFREIEKRLQKNDSQAQLVFDGMLYQISKEMGACLAVLKGQCDGIILTGGLTQSEHFVNNLKERISFAGDITVYPGSFELEALASGAERVLNHSEQAKIYQ; encoded by the coding sequence ATATTCGCGATTAATCCCGGGTCAACTTCCACAGAAGTAGGTTATTTCGAAAATAATAATTCAATATGGATTCATAAGTTTGACCACACCTCAGAAGATTTATCTGAAAATATTATTGATCAACTAACATTTCGAAATGATTGTATTAAACCCTATATAGGTATTGAGCAATTAGATGCCGTTGTATCTCGCGGTGGTTTATTAAAACCTTTAGTTAGTGGTGTTTACAAGATTTCTGAAAAAATGTTAACAGATTTAAGAATAGGTGAATATGGGATTCATGCATCTAATTTGGGCGCCCTTCTTGCCTTTCCAATCGCCCAAAAATGGTCTGTTTCTGCCTTTATAGTAGATCCGATCACCAGTGATGACTTCCCACCTGTTGCTCGAATTTCCGGCGTTCCCGGCATAGAGCGCAAAAGTCGAAGTCATGCCCTAAACATTAAGTATTGTTACTACAAACAATGCAACGATAATAATCTTGAATCCAAAGATGGACGTTTCATTATCTGCCACTTTGGAAGTGGTTTTTCCATTGCGGCTGTAGTTGGTGGGAAAATAATCGACGTAAACGATGCATTGCTGGGTATGGGACCATTTTCAGTGGAACGGGCTGGAGCATTACCCTTGGCGAGTATTCTTTCTTTGGCGTACAATCGCAAATTGAGCCAAAAAGAATCTGAAAAATTATTAACGAAGGAAAGCGGTTTAGCCGGGTATTTGGGAACCAACGACTTCCGCGAAATTGAGAAACGCCTTCAAAAAAATGATTCTCAGGCTCAACTAGTTTTCGACGGAATGTTATACCAAATTTCTAAGGAAATGGGTGCATGTTTAGCCGTGCTGAAGGGCCAATGTGACGGTATCATACTTACAGGTGGGCTTACCCAATCTGAACATTTTGTAAATAACCTTAAAGAGCGCATTTCTTTTGCCGGAGATATTACGGTGTATCCCGGCTCATTTGAGTTGGAAGCTTTAGCTAGCGGTGCAGAAAGAGTTTTAAATCATTCAGAACAAGCTAAAATTTATCAATGA
- a CDS encoding 2-oxoacid:acceptor oxidoreductase family protein: protein MKTEIVIAGFGGQGVLSLGMTLAYAGMIEGKEVSWMPSYGPEMRGGTANCTIIISDQNISSPIINVFDLAVVLNQPSLEKFEDRVKTNGHLLYESNQILKTPTRQDISTFSVSATQEAAKLNNKKGMNMIMLGSVLKILPVVSSQSVIKALKKVLPPRHHHLIPLNQKTLQRGQELIKDKISALPWTH from the coding sequence ATGAAAACTGAAATAGTAATTGCCGGATTTGGAGGACAAGGTGTTCTTTCTCTTGGAATGACTCTTGCATATGCTGGAATGATTGAAGGGAAAGAAGTATCATGGATGCCAAGTTACGGACCTGAAATGCGTGGAGGTACAGCCAATTGTACCATTATTATTTCAGATCAGAACATTAGTTCGCCAATAATCAACGTTTTTGATTTGGCAGTAGTACTAAATCAGCCATCACTTGAAAAATTTGAAGACAGGGTAAAAACGAATGGCCACCTACTTTATGAATCTAATCAAATTTTAAAAACACCTACTCGACAGGATATATCTACCTTCAGCGTTTCTGCAACCCAAGAAGCAGCTAAACTAAACAATAAAAAAGGTATGAACATGATTATGCTTGGGTCAGTTTTAAAAATCTTACCGGTGGTTTCAAGTCAATCGGTAATTAAAGCATTGAAAAAGGTTTTGCCTCCTAGGCATCATCATTTGATACCATTAAATCAAAAAACGCTACAACGCGGACAGGAATTAATTAAAGATAAAATATCTGCACTACCATGGACCCATTAA